The following coding sequences lie in one Brettanomyces bruxellensis chromosome 6, complete sequence genomic window:
- the MIS1_2 gene encoding mitochondrial C1- tetrahydrofolate synthase precursor, whose product MSSPYKKLKLSIENPVPSDYEISRKQTPKPIVEVGKECGILDSELEPYGAYKAKVKLNVLDRLTARKNGKYVLVAGITPTPLGEGKSTTTVGIAQAMGAVLGKRVFANVRQPSMGPTFGVKGGAAGGGYSQVIPMDEFNMHLTGDIHAVSMANNLLAAALDTRMFHEARQSDKALWKRLCPVTKDGSRDIPRGLLPRVKKLGLDKKDPNEWTDEEIGKFVRLDVDPETVTWKRVVDLNDRSLRGITINEAPTEKGLTRKTGFDISVASEVMAILALSTSLEDMRKRLGNIVVASSKSGEPITCEDLGCGGALAAIMKDAIKPNLMQTLEGTPVFVHAGPFANISIGASSILADKIALKLAGTDSENPDPGYVVTEAGFDFTMGGERFLNIKCRNSGLSPDVIVIVATVRALKVHGGGAAVKPNQPLAPEYTSENLDMLRKGCTNLQKHIENARQYGVDVVVAINQMSCDTANEHEVIRKASLEAGAVDAVTSNHWGKGGEGAKKLALAVMKCANKEYPVQQTRDEHFHYLYSVDGASTIKEKIEVIAKKMYNADAVEFSPKAVKKLEEYTKQGFTNLPICMAKTQYSISHDPNRKGVPSHYTFPIKDIKASIGAGYLYALADKIQTIPGLATRCGFMNVEIGKDGEITGLF is encoded by the coding sequence ATGTCATCTCCATACAAAAAGCTTAAGCTCTCAATTGAAAATCCGGTTCCTTCCGATTACGAGATTTCTCGTAAGCAAACTCCAAAGCCAATTGTTGAGGTTGGTAAGGAGTGTGGAATTCTCGATTCGGAGTTAGAGCCTTACGGAGCCTACAAGGCCAAGGTGAAATTGAATGTTTTAGACCGTTTGACTGCCAGAAAGAACGGAAAGTATGTTCTTGTTGCTGGTATTACGCCTACGCCACTTGGTGAAGGTAAATCTACAACCACAGTTGGTATTGCACAAGCCATGGGTGCCGTTTTGGGAAAGAGAGTCTTTGCAAATGTCAGACAACCTTCCATGGGCCCTACTTTTGGTGTTAAAGGTGGTGCAGCTGGTGGTGGTTACTCTCAGGTTATTCCTATGGATGAGTTCAATATGCATCTTACAGGTGATATCCATGCTGTTTCCATGGCTAACAACTTGTTGGCTGCTGCATTAGACACCAGAATGTTCCATGAAGCTAGACAGAGTGACAAGGCTCTGTGGAAGCGTCTTTGCCCAGTGACCAAGGATGGCTCTAGGGATATTCCAAGGGGTTTGTTGCCAAGGGTTAAGAAGCTTGGTTTGGACAAGAAGGATCCAAATGAATGGACCGATGAGGAGATTGGAAAGTTTGTGCGTCTTGATGTTGATCCTGAAACTGTTACCTGGAAAAGAGTTGTTGACTTGAATGACAGATCTCTTCGTGGTATCACCATCAATGAGGCTCCAACTGAGAAGGGACTCACCAGGAAGACTGGTTTCGATATCTCTGTTGCTTCTGAGGTCATGGCTATTCTTGCTCTTTCAACTTCTCTTGAAGACATGCGTAAAAGATTGGGAAACATTGTTGTTGCATCTTCGAAATCCGGCGAGCCAATCACTTGCGAGGATTTGGGCTGTGGTGGTGCTTTGGCCGCCATTATGAAGGATGCTATCAAGCCAAACCTGATGCAAACTTTGGAAGGAACTCCTGTGTTCGTCCATGCCGGACCATTTGCTAACATATCTATTGGTGCATCTTCCATTCTTGCCGATAAGATTGCCTTAAAATTGGCTGGTACTGACTCTGAAAATCCTGATCCCGGTTACGTCGTTACTGAAGCTGGTTTCGACTTCACTATGGGTGGTGAGCGTTTTCTTAATATTAAGTGCAGAAATTCTGGCTTGTCTCCTGATGTCATTGTCATTGTTGCTACAGTCCGAGCTCTTAAAGTTCATGGAGGTGGTGCCGCTGTTAAGCCAAACCAACCTTTGGCACCTGAATACACAAGCGAAAACTTGGATATGTTGAGAAAAGGATGCACAAACTTGCAAAAGCACATTGAGAACGCCCGCCAGTACGgtgttgatgttgttgttgctaTTAATCAGATGTCTTGTGACACTGCCAACGAGCATGAAGTTATTCGTAAGGCCTCTCTTGAAGCCGGTGCCGTTGATGCCGTTACTTCTAACCATTGGGGAAAGGGTGGTGAAGGTGCGAAGAAGCTTGCTTTGGCTGTGATGAAATGTGCTAACAAGGAGTACCCTGTTCAGCAGACTAGAGATGAACATTTCCATTATTTGTACAGTGTCGACGGTGCTTCGACAATTAAGGAAAAGATTGAGGTCATTGCCAAGAAAATGTACAATGCCGATGCTGTCGAATTCTCTCCAAAAGCCGTCAAGAAGCTCGAGGAATACACTAAGCAGGGATTCACAAATCTTCCTATCTGTATGGCCAAAACCCAGTACTCTATTTCCCATGATCCAAACAGGAAGGGTGTTCCATCTCATTACACCTTCCCTATAAAGGATATTAAGGCTTCTATTGGTGCTGGTTACTTATATGCATTGGCCGACAAGATTCAGACCATTCCTGGTTTGGCTACAAGATGTGGCTTTATGAATGTGGAAATTGGAAAGGATGGTGAAATTACTGGTTTGTTCTAA
- the TOP2 gene encoding DNA topoisomerase 2 (BUSCO:EOG0926073O), with amino-acid sequence MASFDDDDEDFVLDDVQVASAARTPLASTTNTVNSTGAKTSSKKNGGKTASDNYQKLTQLEHILKRPDTYIGSVEKFESEQWIYNTTTESMEFKKVSIVPGLFKIFDEILVNAADNKIRDPGMKRIDVKIDPENNLFSVKNDGRGIPVEIHTKEKIYIPELIFGNLLTSSNYNDKEKKVTGGRNGYGAKLCNIFSTEFTVKTADRTNGKTYSQTWHNNMSIVDKPKIKTMKTKSEYTEISFKPDLAKFGMESLDDDILGVLRRRVFDLCGSVRGIRVTLNGKALKINNFKQYTELYVKALSENQNGSSSRSSSVVKTEQIDDADQSESSPAPLESTKKVPLIYYAINDRWEIAFSLSDGNFHQVSFVNSIATTSGGTHVDLIVNMLVNKIMEHIKKKHRRAMLRPFQIKNNIFVFINCLIENPAFTSQTKEQLTTRPSQYGGRKLELPETFLKKVFNSGILDQVMDIAQANADRALKRMDGRKKNRITGYPKLEDANKAGTREGYKCTLILTEGDSALTLAVAGLAVVGRNYYGCYPLRGKLLNVREASADQIMRNAEIQAIKQIMGLQHKKKYDPANIKSLRYGHLMIMTDQDTDGSHIKGLIINFLETSFPGLLEVPNFLIEFITPIVKVTVLSGPNRKKVTAFYNMPEYEKWRDTEGKTCSYKQKYYKGLGTSSPEEMREYFSKLDKHLKKFHILEEGDAGCINLAFSKKKADDRKEWLRAYRPGTFLDPDLTEIPISDFINKELILYSMADNIRSIPSVVDGFKPSQRKILFGCYKRNLRGEIKVSQLEGYIAEHTGYHHGDASLIQTIISLAQDFVGSNNMNLLFPHGGFGSRASGGKDAAAARYIFTELSAITRKVFNPLDNKLLTYMQDDEQTVEPEWYVPVVPMVLVNGADGIGSGWSTSIPPYNPDDIVENIHRLMRGEDSQEMTPWFKGWTGSISKISKDRYRVEGIINQVDETTLEITELPIRMWTITMKEFLLKGLSGSEKQSAWIKDMEEDHGVGIKFIVKLSVEEMAKSLKIGLKERFRLISTVSTSNMVLFDPTGRIKKYDNVNQILEDYYHVRLDFYQRRKDYMVTDLSNQLEKLSSQARFVKMIIERELVVSNKKRPVIVKELQEKGFPGFDKENKPIRVDINDNDLKDESSTEEEEDADVTTAAETETGMVVDNSKSVNFLYDYLLGMQIWSLTKERYDKLLKQRDQKEIELTTLLGKSAKDLWNEDLDVFVEAWHTFLKEDEERQKSMIPDAPSHNGKKRRRRKRKVKTENDETSGSKKKAKKMKQSTLPINEEGEKRKSKTPEVKEEAEEIESKELSSPFKSMFGSNKSSTPFGNKFSAAFSAFNNSGSNKGSDISTSSTELSLEKSKKRGRKPRSTSKKPVRRGRKVSKTKKNDEVDIASDSNDEAAVTAPSDDEIVTAVKRRNRGKSPKSYAMPSIDIESDGGDEDDDSDEIVAIDDDDSDESYHDDF; translated from the coding sequence ATGGCGTcctttgatgatgatgacgaggACTTTGTACTGGATGATGTTCAAGTAGCTTCAGCTGCAAGAACACCTCTAGCATCTACAACAAATACCGTCAATAGTACAGGTGCGAAGACTTCGAGCAAGAAGAATGGTGGAAAAACTGCTTCAGACAACTATCAGAAATTGACACAGTTGGAacatattttgaaaagacCGGATACGTATATTGGATCTGTGGAGAAATTTGAATCTGAACAATGGATATATAATACTACTACTGAATCTATGGAATTTAAGAAGGTGAGCATTGTTCCTGGATTGTTTAAGATATTCGATGAAATATTGGTGAATGCTGCTGATAATAAGATTAGGGATCCTGGTATGAAGAGGATTGATGTCAAAATTGACCCGGAGAACAATCTTTTCTCTGTTAAGAACGATGGAAGAGGTATTCCTGTGGAGATTCAtaccaaagaaaagatttATATCCCAGAGCTGATTTTCGGTAACCTTCTTACATCAAGTAATTATAATgataaggaaaagaaggttACCGGTGGTCGTAATGGATATGGTGCAAAACTTtgtaatatattttctacAGAGTTTACTGTGAAAACTGCTGATCGTACAAATGGTAAGACGTACTCGCAGACGTGGCACAACAACATGTCTATTGTTGATAAGCCGAAGATTAAAACAATGAAAACCAAGTCCGAGTACACCGAGATCAGTTTCAAACCTGATTTGGCTAAATTTGGTATGGAAAGCCTCGATGACGACATCTTGGGTGTTCTTCGTCGTCGTGTTTTTGATTTGTGCGGTTCAGTTCGTGGAATCCGCGTCACCCTTAATGGAAAAGCTCTTAAAATCAATAACTTTAAACAGTATACGGAACTTTACGTGAAAGCGTTGTCGGAGAATCAGAATGGATCTTCATCTCGTAGCAGTTCTGTTGTGAAAACGGAACAAATTGATGATGCTGATCAATCGGAATCATCACCTGCTCCATTAGAATCTACTAAAAAGGTTCCACTTATATATTATGCTATTAATGATCGTTGGGAGATagcattttctttgtctgACGGTAACTTTCACCAAGTTTCTTTTGTTAATTCCATTGCTACTACATCCGGTGGTACGCATGTCGACCTGATTGTCAATATGTTGGTCAATAAGATTATGGAACATATTAAGAAGAAGCACCGTCGTGCAATGTTGCGTCCTTTccaaatcaaaaataacATCTTTGTGTTCATTAATTGTTTGATTGAAAATCCAGCCTTTACTTCCCAAACAAAGGAGCAATTGACAACTAGACCATCTCAATATGGTGGTAGAAAGTTGGAATTGCCTGAGACATTTCTTAAGAAGGTGTTTAATTCTGGAATTTTGGATCAGGTCATGGATATTGCTCAAGCGAATGCAGACCGTGCCCTAAAAAGAATGGAtggaaggaagaaaaataggATTACTGGATACCCTAAGTTAGAGGATGCAAACAAGGCTGGAACTAGAGAAGGCTATAAATGTACCTTGATCTTAACTGAGGGTGACTCTGCTTTGACGCTAGCTGTTGCTGGTTTGGCAGTTGTTGGAAGAAACTACTATGGTTGTTATCCCTTGCGTGGTAAGCTGTTGAATGTTCGTGAGGCGAGTGCTGATCAGATTATGCGAAATGCGGAAATCCAAGCTATCAAACAAATTATGGGTCTTCAGcacaagaagaaatacgATCCAGCAAATATTAAATCTCTTCGGTATGGTCATTTAATGATTATGACGGATCAAGATACGGATGGTTCCCATATTAAAGGATTAATTATTAACTTTTTGGAGACTTCCTTCCCCGGTCTTTTAGAAgttccaaattttttgattgaaTTTATTACTCCGATTGTTAAAGTAACTGTTTTAAGTGGTCCGAACAGGAAAAAGGTTACTGCCTTTTACAATATGCCAGAGTATGAAAAATGGAGAGATACGGAAGGAAAGACTTGTTCCTATAAGCAGAAGTATTACAAGGGTTTGGGTACTTCCTCACCCGAAGAAATGCGTGAATACTTCAGCAAGCTTGATAAGCATTTAAAgaaatttcatattttggaagaagGGGATGCAGGATGTATTAATTTAGCATTTtctaaaaagaaagctgatGATAGAAAAGAATGGCTTAGAGCATACAGGCCAGGTACATTCCTTGATCCTGATCTTACTGAAATCCCCATTTCTgatttcatcaacaaagaGCTTATTCTTTATTCCATGGCAGATAATATCCGTTCAATTCCATCTGTGGTAGATGGCTTTAAGCCCTctcaaaggaaaattttgtttGGATGttataaaagaaatttaaggGGTGAAATTAAAGTTTCACAGTTGGAGGGCTATATCGCAGAGCACACTGGTTACCACCATGGTGATGCTTCTTTGATTCAGACAATTATTTCGCTTGCACAGGATTTTGTTGGTTCGAACAACATGAATTTGTTGTTCCCTCATGGTGGTTTTGGTTCCAGAGCTTCTGGAGGAAAAGATGCCGCTGCTGCAAGGTATATTTTTACAGAGCTTTCAGCTATAACGCGTAAGGTTTTCAATCCACTAGATAACAAGTTACTCACATACATGCAAGATGATGAGCAGACGGTGGAACCGGAATGGTATGTTCCTGTTGTTCCCATGGTTTTAGTGAATGGAGCTGATGGTATTGGTTCTGGTTGGAGTACTTCTATTCCACCGTACAATCCAGATGATATTGTGGAAAATATTCATCGCTTAATGCGGGGAGAGGATTCTCAGGAAATGACTCCTTGGTTTAAAGGATGGACTGGATCGATAAGTAAAATTAGCAAGGATAGGTATCGTGTGGAGGGAATTATTAATCAAGTTGATGAGACCACGCTCGAAATAACAGAACTTCCTATTAGAATGTGGACAATTACTATGAAAGAGTTCCTTTTAAAAGGATTATCTGGATCTGAAAAGCAGAGTGCTTGGATCAAAGATATGGAGGAGGATCATGGCGTTGGAATCAAATTCATAGTGAAACTTTCTGTTGAAGAGATGGCAAAGTCTCTTAAAATTGGATTGAAAGAAAGGTTCAGGCTAATATCCACCGTCAGCACTAGCAATATGGTTTTGTTTGATCCAACTGGTCgtattaaaaaatatgataatGTCAACCAAATACTTGAGGACTATTATCATGTTAGATTAGACTTCTATCAGAGAAGAAAGGATTATATGGTGACTGATTTATCAAACCAGCTTGAAAAGTTGAGCAGTCAAGCGAGATTTGTCAAAATGATCATTGAAAGAGAACTCGTTGTTAGCAATAAGAAGAGGCCCGTTATCGTGAAAGAATTACAGGAGAAAGGATTTCCTGGATtcgataaagaaaataagccAATTAGAGTTGATATCAACGATAATGATCtgaaagatgaaagttCTACcgaggaggaagaagatgcagaTGTCACGACAGCAgcagaaacagaaacagGAATGGTTGTTGATAACTCCAAGAGTGTTAATTTCCTTTATGATTATTTATTAGGAATGCAAATATGGTCGTTGACTAAAGAGAGATATGATAAATTATTGAAGCAGAGggatcaaaaagaaattgaattgACAACACTTTTAGGCAAGAGTGCAAAGGATTTATGGAATGAGGATTTAGATGTGTTTGTTGAAGCTTGGCAcacatttttgaaagaagatgaagagagGCAGAAGTCTATGATTCCAGATGCTCCAAGTCACAAcggaaagaagagaagaagacgaAAGAGGAAGGTCAAAACTGAGAACGATGAAACCTCAGgctcaaagaaaaaggcaaagaagatgaaacaGTCCACGCTACCTATAAATGAGGAAGGCGAAAAGCGCAAGTCAAAAACACCAGAAGTGAAAGAAGAGGcggaagaaattgaaagcaAGGAGTTATCATCACCTTTCAAAAGCATGTTCGGAAGTAACAAGAGCTCGACTCcatttggaaataaatttagCGCTGCATTTTCGGCATTTAATAACTCCGGATCGAATAAGGGTTCGGATATATCCACTTCTAGTACTGAATTGAGTTTGGAAAAGTCCAAAAAGAGGGGCAGAAAGCCTAGATCTACAAGCAAAAAGCCTGTTCGACGGGGAAGGAAAGTGAGTAAAACtaagaagaatgatgaagttgataTCGCTTCAGATTCGAACGACGAAGCAGCGGTTACAGCACCATCGGATGATGAGATAGTTACTGCggtgaaaagaagaaatagagGTAAGAGTCCAAAATCATATGCTATGCCATCTATTGATATCGAAAGTGACGgaggagatgaagatgacgatagtgatgaaattgttgctattgatgatgatgatagtgATGAGAGCTACCACGATGATTTCTGA
- the ACS2 gene encoding acetyl-coenzyme A synthetase 2 encodes MDEQKLHQIVHEADNVVPRPTPKEFYEKQPRKSLQNLDDYKRMYKESIEQPEKFFGEMAHRFLSWDRDFDHVKWGSLKEGVISWFLGGKLNACYNCVDRFALSTPDKTAVIFEADDEGECRKLSYQQLLFEVCKLAGVLRSWGVKKGDRVAIYLPMTPEAVIAMLACARLGAVHSCIFAGFSTGAIRERIFDADAKVVLTCDEGKRGGRITHTKELLNKALENCPDVEKVLVYKRTGNPEIEMVEGRDYFWQDEVREYPGYIPPVSMDAEDPLFILYTSGSTGTPKGVVHCTGGYLLGAAMTTRYVFDVQPEDILFTAGDVGWITGHTYSVYGPLALGAATIIFEGTPAYPNMGRFWKIIEKNKATHFYVAPTALRMLKKSGEAEISKYDLSTLRTLGSVGEPIAPQIWEWYDEKIGHHCCHVADTYWQTESGSHLIAPLAGAVPTKPGAATLPFFGVDAVIIDPTSGKIQEGNDVEGVLAVRSSWPSMARTVYHCHQRFLNAYLRPYPGYYFTGDGAGRDHDGYYWIKGRVDDVVNVSGHRLSTSEIESVLLANKKVSEDAVVGISDDLTGQAVIAAVQLKDPHIADDEDSLLALRKELRMTVRKSIGPFAAPKSIIIVHDLPKTRSGKIMRRIIRKVCSGEANGIGDTSTMINPEVVDHLIKAVEQQFGVKN; translated from the coding sequence ATGGATGAACAAAAACTCCATCAGATAGTTCATGAGGCCGACAATGTCGTTCCTCGCCCAACTCCTAAGGAATTTTATGAAAAGCAGCCTCGCAAATCGTTGCAGAATTTGGATGACTACAAGCGCATGTACAAAGAATCCATTGAGCAGCCAGAAAAGTTCTTTGGAGAAATGGCTCACAGGTTCCTTTCATGGGATCGTGACTTCGATCACGTCAAATGGGGATCCTTGAAAGAAGGTGTCATTTCATGGTTTTTAGGCGGAAAACTCAATGCCTGCTACAATTGTGTTGACAGGTTCGCATTGAGCACACCAGATAAAACTGCCGTGATATTTGAGGCTGATGACGAAGGGGAATGCAGAAAGCTTTCCTACCAACAGCTTTTGTTCGAGGTTTGTAAACTTGCTGGTGTTCTGCGTTCTTGGGGTGTTAAGAAGGGTGATAGGGTCGCTATCTACTTGCCAATGACTCCAGAGGCTGTCATTGCTATGTTGGCATGTGCCAGACTCGGTGCTGTTCACTCCTGTATTTTTGCCGGATTTTCGACCGGTGCGATCAGAGAGAGAATTTTTGATGCTGATGCAAAGGTTGTTTTAACCTGCGATGAGGGTAAACGTGGTGGAAGAATTACGCATACTAAGGAGCTGTTAAACAAGGCTCTTGAGAATTGCCCAGACGTTGAAAAAGTTCTTGTCTATAAAAGAACAGGCAATCCAGAAATCGAGATGGTTGAGGGAAGAGACTATTTCTGGCAGGACGAGGTTAGAGAGTATCCCGGATACATTCCTCCGGTTTCTATGGATGCCGAAGATCCTCTCTTCATTCTTTACACATCAGGTTCAACTGGAACTCCAAAGGGTGTTGTTCATTGTACCGGTGGCTATCTTTTAGGAGCCGCTATGACTACTCGCTATGTCTTTGATGTCCAGCCTGAggatattttatttactgCCGGTGACGTCGGTTGGATTACTGGACACACCTACTCTGTCTATGGTCCACTTGCCTTAGGTGCCGCCACAATTATATTTGAGGGTACACCTGCTTATCCTAACATGGGCCGTTTTTGGAAGATTATTGAGAAAAACAAGGCCACCCATTTCTATGTGGCTCCAACCGCTCTCCGTATGCTCAAGAAGTCCGGCGAGGCCGAGATCTCCAAGTACGATCTTAGTACATTGAGAACGCTAGGCTCTGTTGGTGAGCCAATTGCTCCTCAAATTTGGGAGTGGTACGATGAAAAAATCGGTCACCACTGCTGCCATGTTGCTGACACATACTGGCAAACCGAATCGGGTTCTCATCTGATTGCTCCCCTTGCTGGCGCAGTTCCTACAAAACCTGGTGCTGCAACTCTTCCATTCTTTGGTGTGGATGCCGTGATTATAGATCCAACATCGGGTAAGATTCAGGAAGGAAATGATGTTGAGGGTGTTCTTGCTGTGAGATCCTCATGGCCATCAATGGCAAGAACTGTTTATCACTGTCACCAAAGGTTCCTCAACGCTTATTTACGTCCATACCCAGGATACTATTTCACAGGTGATGGTGCTGGTAGAGATCATGATGGATATTACTGGATTAAGGGTAGAGTTGATGATGTCGTTAACGTTTCCGGTCACAGGCTCTCCACAAGTGAGATCGAATCTGTTCTCTTGGCCAACAAAAAGGTTTCAGAGGATGCAGTTGTTGGAATTAGTGACGATCTTACTGGTCAGGCAGTTATTGCTGCCGTTCAGCTTAAAGACCCTCATAttgcagatgatgaagacTCTCTTTTAGCATTGAGAAAAGAACTAAGAATGACTGTGAGAAAGAGCATTGGACCATTTGCTGCTCCAAAATCTATTATCATCGTTCACGACCTTCCAAAAACAAGATCCGGAAAGATCATGCGTCGTATTATCAGGAAAGTCTGCTCTGGTGAGGCTAATGGCATTGGTGACACCAGTACTATGATCAATCCCGAAGTTGTCGACCATCTTATTAAAGCTGTTGAACAGCAATTTGGCGTTAAGAATTAA
- a CDS encoding uncharacterized protein (SECRETED:SignalP(1-28)) gives MPASNKVFLSVVLGAACLYFYDVQYNQGQNVEALGLYNWNRRKQTVSAFTRQMDFSPSAASSYGENKYSQFSDGAKDKYLQAKKQAEAAYASAYDNMIAAQKGLSGHYSDLKNWGEEKNSEAKEQYEKTVKQLDDARKNLQQYGSDAVSQVDAAYSKMTDSVKSQYVKVSDKISAGNERSKELAQDAYDSALSQFDVAKAKLDSSKKFFGVWKSDQYDQFKRQYDASRKHVEDTKKSLQQYGEDTIKKAEDAHKRRADAIRNSFGNTKEQAENYYFELAASAEELRKSVQAQGTAASAEIQKKAADAQQAAFLAEQNLKKYGKDAYKQTTDKFVQLSDDMKKSYAKNADALERQWDKATSNVKGTYETMAGKVQSGIDAVQDAASEGYNSVVTEANKAYASAYDKYREAQEAVDEVNSGFLSWTSEQSKQASEKLAEAKKQWEDSKSALDKYGSDAAKKAQDKYDSTISAIQNSFGSSKDAAVERYNEFAAQVEAAQNAIEAKGKANAQDAQDKLDQARYNLALAKDNLKKYGRNAAKDAQNNYSKLTQRAKDSYAAAAEQFSSKYNDVSKAARKSLRESYEAAEKKSEEAYLKALDRYNYAVKSSEEFQQKASDWNDKNKAEARKSIDEAKAALDSAQKSLLEYGDEAMSEARKNYDEGVERIRASFGKTKEDAANAYVNAQNEVQSYEKQLDSLKASWFGWNKQQQEVIQQKLDQSHKQLVLSEEHLKDFGSDFKAEVENKFKK, from the coding sequence atgccGGCTTCTAATAAAGTATTTCTATCGGTGGTGCTCGGAGCCGCATGCCTCTACTTTTATGATGTGCAATATAATCAGGGCCAGAATGTTGAGGCATTAGGACTTTATAATTGGAATAGGCGTAAGCAAACTGTCAGTGCATTCACTCGACAGATGGATTTCAGTCCATCGGCAGCTTCTAGTTATGGAGAAAACAAGTACTCGCAATTCAGTGATGGTGCGAAGGACAAGTATCTTCAGGCTAAGAAGCAGGCCGAGGCAGCATATGCATCTGCCTATGACAACATGATTGCTGCCCAGAAGGGACTTTCTGGACATTACTCTGACTTGAAGAACTGGGGCGAGGAGAAAAACAGTGAGGCCAAAGAGCAGTATGAGAAGACTGTGAAGCAACTGGATGATGCACGCAAGAATCTTCAACAGTATGGATCGGATGCTGTTTCCCAGGTCGATGCAGCTTACTCCAAGATGACAGACTCCGTGAAATCTCAGTATGTGAAGGTTTCTGATAAGATATCTGCGGGAAATGAGAGATCAAAGGAACTTGCTCAGGATGCATATGATAGTGCACTCTCTCAGTTCGATGTTGCTAAAGCCAAGTTGGACAGCTCTAAGAAGTTTTTCGGTGTTTGGAAGAGTGACCAGTACGATCAGTTCAAGAGACAGTATGATGCATCCAGGAAGCATGTAGAGGATACAAAGAAATCGTTGCAACAGTATGGCGAGGACACTATTAAGAAAGCTGAAGATGCTCATAAGAGAAGAGCGGATGCAATCCGGAATTCTTTTGGTAATACGAAGGAACAGGCCGAGAATTATTACTTTGAACTTGCAGCCAGTGCGGAGGAGTTACGGAAGAGTGTTCAGGCCCAAGGTACTGCAGCCTCGGCCGAAATCCAGAAAAAGGCTGCTGATGCTCAGCAAGCTGCTTTCTTGGCCGAACAGAACCTCAAAAAGTATGGCAAAGATGCTTATAAGCAGACCACCGACAAGTTCGTTCAACTCTCTGATGATATGAAGAAGTCATATGCCAAAAATGCAGATGCTCTCGAAAGGCAATGGGACAAAGCGACTTCTAATGTTAAGGGAACATATGAAACCATGGCCGGAAAAGTTCAGAGTGGAATTGATGCTGTTCAAGATGCTGCATCAGAAGGTTATAATTCCGTTGTGACTGAAGCCAACAAAGCGTACGCTTCTGCTTATGACAAGTACAGGGAGGCTCAAGAGGCTGTTGATGAAGTGAACTCTGGATTTTTGTCCTGGACTTCAGAGCAATCAAAGCAGGCTTCGGAGAAGTTGGCTGAGGCCAAAAAACAATGGGAAGACTCCAAGAGTGCGTTGGATAAATATGGATCCGACGCAGCAAAGAAAGCTCAAGACAAGTACGATTCTACCATCAGTGCTATACAGAATTCTTTTGGATCGTCAAAAGATGCTGCAGTTGAAAGATATAATGAGTTTGCTGCCCAAGTTGAAGCAGCACAGAATGCTATTGAGGCCAAAGGAAAAGCCAATGCTCAAGATGCCCAGGATAAACTTGACCAGGCAAGATATAATCTTGCATTAGCAAAAGACAATCTTAAGAAGTATGGCCGTAATGCAGCGAAGGATGCTCAGAATAATTACTCTAAGTTAACACAAAGAGCAAAAGATTCTTACGCTGCGGCAGCTGAGCagttttcatcaaagtaCAATGATGTTAGCAAGGCTGCTAGGAAGAGTTTGAGAGAATCATACGAAGCGGCCGAAAAGAAATCTGAAGAGGCATATTTGAAAGCATTGGACAGATACAATTATGCAGTGAAGTCTAGTGAGGAATTCCAACAGAAGGCCTCTGATTGGAATGACAAGAATAAGGCGGAAGCTCGGAAATCTATTGACGAGGCAAAAGCTGCTTTGGATAGTGCTCAGAAATCACTTTTGGAATATGGTGATGAGGCTATGTCCGAGGCAAGGAAGAACTACGATGAGGGTGTTGAGCGGATCAGGGCTTCTTTTGGTAAAACTAAAGAAGATGCTGCTAATGCGTATGTGAACGCTCAAAATGAGGTTCAGAGTTATGAAAAGCAATTAGATTCCCTTAAAGCCAGCTGGTTTGGATGGAACAAGCAGCAACAGGAGGTCATTCAGCAGAAACTTGACCAATCTCACAAGCAGTTGGTGCTTAGTGAGGAACATCTCAAGGACTTTGGTTCTGATTTCAAGGCTGAAGTTGAAAACAAGTTCAAGAAATGA